From one Culex quinquefasciatus strain JHB chromosome 3, VPISU_Cqui_1.0_pri_paternal, whole genome shotgun sequence genomic stretch:
- the LOC119768980 gene encoding uncharacterized protein LOC119768980 has protein sequence MSAAEKKIRQFETRLKVVNESLARVKQFLDSYAEEQKSEVPLRLGRLEKTLETFESVMAQYEQLDDTDVFEKGCLQQRATVEELYFKCKARLLEKLPPEEPRPPAPNPETNRPALLSGLSNVKLSTITLPEFDGDYSKWLTFHDTFLSLIHSSSEISCVQKFHYLRSSLFGEAAGKVANLEISAKGYAIAWETLTKYYNDKNLLRKKHIRTLLKYPKIPNDSVEALHRIVADFQCHTQTLKQLGEPIEQMSSILIELLEDKLDDASLSAWEESIGQKEEQSTFSAMIEFLQRRARVRETIQINRPQQVAPKSGSHNPAPKKPFQTRVNSNAAVETPPKTFPLCPACDKQKHSIMDCAAFNGMTVSERMRVVTDKRLCSNCFRSDHFARNCRSKYHCKHCNRRHHSMIHPGPGLQDTNPIVATPAMNPAPVNAATKSSSASVLLSTVVLAVLDSYGKEHLARALLDTGSQPNVMSEHLCQQLHLFRKVANVPISGVDSTITNAKHMVRTEVRSRVSRFAETLDFLVLRKVTCETPPVTIPIAQWKIPEHLALADPEFNVSRKVDMIIGAAHFYSFLLEGRIRLAGPVPLLVESVFGWIATGSVEVSNEAEQQPTVSCHVATVESVDKMLERFWALEEVGVSNYSVDEHKCETHFKETVARDESGRYVVKLPKHPDFQQMIGASKTNAVRRFRWLEQKLEKQPELKPQYHEFMQEYLTLGHMHAVTDDAEDETSRACYLPHHPVIKEQSSTTKVRVVFDGSAKTSAGHSLNDALLVGPVVQDELLDTVLRFRKFPIALVADIEKMYRQVAVHPEDRPYQRIVWRFDPEQPITTYELATVTYGLAPSSFLATRTLLQLADDEGAQFPQASAAIKKHMYVDDFIGGAYTVDDAILLRSDLCKLLLKGGFQLRKWCSNSLAVLADIPSELLGTQSSLQFDPEETIKTLGISWEPEADVFRFVVSVVWDLSPTKRNILSVIAQLYDPLGLIAPVVVLAKIVLQELWYLALEWDALVPPELRTKWFDFCEGLSHLTNFRIDRYAFARKCCYAELHFFSDASEVAYGAVAYVRSESPDGKIKVSLLTSKSKVAPLKKRSIPRLELCAFFLAAQMYVRVVEALDVKFQDVYFWTDSEVVLQWLKSAPRRWKPFVANRISEIQIITHGAKCLHVAGLENPADLVSRGMPAEKLVNSPKWKFGASWLGKHKPLWPPQRDLKGALPIEEQKEKPILVVQTAPPNHVFTIFFSYRRLLNAVGLALRFANNVRKPCKRNTDRVLSVVELEAAKVALVKIVQAETFPEDLKLLRKGRPVAPKSPLRLLNPFLDQAGVIRVGGRLCLSDEPYAVKHPMVIPGFHPFTRQMLTYYHLKVIHGGITVTLASVRDEFWPLNGRRAVRNAIRRCFRCCRANPQPIQQPIGQLPVARVTANEAFTCTGVDFCGPLYLKPTHRRAASRKCYVAVFICLSTKAVHLELVNDLSTAAFLMALTRFTWRRNKPSHIYSDNGTNFIGAKNVLHQLYQMLQPGPESDKIAKHLADDGIQWHLIPPRAPNFGGLWEAAVKVAKKHLVRQLGNSLLSFEELTTVLTAIEGCMNSRPLTRLSEDPNDLSALTPAHFLVKNMIRPLPEPDVRDVPLNRLNQYQRIQAYSQRFWHRWRKEYLKELQTQYSNNPRRYDLDVGSVVIIKDELLPPARWPLARVLEVHPGPDGVTSVATLRTAGGILKRAVSKICPLECADAAEEENVVYHLACELPRSHPLTSLLAKRGSFASVPQVQPACVPRIVRCDRRVSPEKDPQRWKTVPYRPVSCPESPHPQCPPSSTQKQS, from the exons ATGTCGGCGGCTGAAAAGAAGATCCGTCAGTTCGAGACGCGGCTGAAGGTGGTGAACGAGTCACTGGCGCGAGTGAAGCAGTTCCTGGACAGCTACGCGGAGGAGCAGAAAAGTGAAGTTCCCCTCCGGTTGGGCAGATTGGAGAAAACGCTCGAGACGTTTGAGTCGGTGATGGCGCAGTACGAGCAGTTGGACGACACCGACGTGTTCGAGAAGGGCTGCTTGCAGCAGCGTGCAACCGTGGAAGAGCTGTACTTCAAGTGCAAAGCACGCCTGCTCGAGAAACTGCCTCCTGAGGAACCAAGACCCCCCGCGCCCAACCCTGAAACGAATCGCCCTGCGCTGCTGTCTGGCCTGTCGAACGTGAAGCTCTCGACAATCACGCTCCCGGAGTTCGACGGCGACTACAGCAAGTGGCTCACGTTCCACGACACGTTCCTCTCCCTGATCCACTCGTCGAGTGAGATCTCGTGCGTGCAGAAGTTCCACTACCTCCGGTCGTCACTTTTCGGAGAAGCTGCTGGCAAGGTCGCGAACCTGGAAATCTCCGCGAAGGGATACGCCATCGCTTGGGAGACCCTCACCAAGTACTACAACGACAAGAACCTTCTGCGGAAGAAGCACATCCGGACGCTGTTGAAGTACCCCAAGATCCCCAACGACTCCGTCGAAGCACTGCATCGGATCGTCGCCGATTTCCAGTGCCACACGCAGACTTTAAAGCAGCTTGGGGAACCGATCGAGCAGATGAGCTCGATCCTAATCGAGCTACTGGAGGACAAGTTGGACGACGCTTCGCTGAGTGCGTGGGAGGAATCGATCGGCCAGAAGGAGGAGCAGTCAACCTTCAGCGCGATGATCGAGTTCCTGCAGAGGCGCGCACGAGTGCGCGAGACGATCCAGATCAACCGTCCGCAGCAGGTCGCACCGAAGTCCGGAAGCCACAATCCCGCGCCCAAGAAGCCGTTCCAGACCCGCGTCAACTCGAACGCCGCAGTAGAAACCCCGCCCAAGACCTTCCCGCTGTGCCCCGCCTGCGACAAACAAAAGCACTCGATAATGGACTGCGCTGCGTTCAACGGCATGACCGTTTCGGAGCGCATGAGGGTGGTCACGGACAAGAGGCTCTGCAGTAACTGCTTCCGAAGCGACCACTTTGCCCGGAACTGTCGCTCGAAGTACCACTGCAAGCACTGCAACAGGCGCCACCACTCGATGATCCATCCCGGCCCCGGATTGCAGGACACGAACCCCATCGTAGCCACCCCCGCAATGAACCCCGCTCCCGTGAACGCCGCAACAAAGTCGAGCAGCGCCAGCGTGCTGCTGTCGACCGTGGTGCTCGCTGTTTTGGACAGCTACGGCAAAGAACACCTCGCCCGTGCCCTGCTTGATACCGGATCCCAGCCCAACGTGATGAGCGAACACCTGTGCCAGCAACTTCACCTTTTCCGCAAGGTTGCGAACGTCCCCATCTCTGGTGTTGACAGCACGATCACGAACGCCAAGCACATGGTCCGCACCGAGGTCAGATCCCGTGTCAGCCGTTTCGCGGAGACTTTGGACTTTCTCGTGCTCCGCAAGGTGACCTGTGAGACGCCGCCCGTTACCATTCCGATCGCCCAGTGGAAGATTCCGGAGCACCTGGCACTTGCTGATCCGGAGTTCAACGTGTCGCGCAAGGTCGACATGATCATCGGAGCTGCTCACTTCTACTCGTTCCTGCTCGAAGGCCGGATCCGTCTGGCTGGCCCAGTCCCCCTGCTTGTCGAGTCCGTGTTTGGATGGATTGCGACGGGCTCAGTAGAGGTCAGCAACGAAGCGGAGCAGCAACCTACGGTATCCTGTCATGTGGCGACAGTGGAATCCGTGGACAAGATGCTGGAGCGGTTCTGGGCTCTCGAGGAGGTCGGCGTTTCGAACTACTCGGTCGACGAACACAAATGCGAAACTCACTTCAAGGAGACGGTTGCGCGCGACGAGAGCGGACGGTACGTGGTCAAGCTGCCGAAACACCCCGACTTCCAGCAGATGATCGGCGCGTCGAAGACGAACGCTGTCCGCAGATTCCGGTGGCTGGAGCAGAAGCTGGAGAAACAACCTGAGCTCAAGCCGCAGTACCACGAGTTCATGCAGGAGTACCTGACCCTGGGCCACATGCACGCTGTTACCGACGACGCCGAAGACGAAACTTCCCGAGCATGCTATTTGCCCCACCATCCCGTGATCAAGGAACAGAGCTCGACGACTAAAGTGCGCGTTGTATTCGACGGTTCCGCCAAGACCAGCGCGGGACACTCCCTCAACGATGCGCTTCTAGTCGGACCCGTGGTGCAGGACGAGCTCCTGGACACTGTGCTGCGCTTCCGGAAGTTCCCCATCGCCCTAGTAGCCGACATCGAGAAAATGTACCGCCAGGTGGCGGTGCACCCTGAAGACCGTCCGTACCAGCGGATTGTTTGGAGATTCGACCCGGAGCAACCCATTACCACGTACGAGCTGGCCACGGTGACGTACGGTTTAGCACCATCGTCCTTCTTGGCCACGAGAACTTTGCTTCAGCTGGCAGACGACGAAGGCGCGCAGTTCCCCCAGGCCAGCGCTGCCATCAAGAAGCACATGTACGTGGACGACTTCATCGGCGGAGCGTACACCGTAGACGACGCGATACTGCTGCGCTCCGATCTCTGCAAGCTGCTGCTGAAGGGAGGATTTCAGCTGCGTAAGTGGTGTTCCAACTCGCTCGCCGTCCTGGCGGACATTCCCAGCGAGCTCCTTGGAACGCAGTCGTCGTTGCAGTTCGACCCCGAAGAAACGATCAAAACCCTTGGCATCAGCTGGGAGCCCGAAGCTGACGTGTTCCGGTTCGTTGTCTCGGTTGTCTGGGACCTGTCCCCCACCAAGCGCAACATCCTCTCCGTAATCGCCCAGCTGTACGACCCCCTCGGTCTGATCGCTCCCGTTGTCGTACTCGCCAAGATCGTCCTGCAGGAGCTGTGGTACTTGGCACTGGAGTGGGACGCGTTGGTCCCTCCGGAGTTGCGCACAAAATGGTTCGACTTTTGTGAAGGGCTTTCGCACCTGACCAACTTCCGCATCGACCGCTACGCCTTCGCCCGCAAATGCTGCTACGCCGAGCTCCATTTCTTCTCGGATGCGTCCGAGGTGGCCTACGGAGCAGTCGCCTACGTGCGCTCGGAGTCGCCGGACGGCAAGATCAAGGTGAGCTTGCTAACATCGAAGTCGAAGGTGGCCCCCCTCAAGAAGCGAAGCATACCCCGCCTGGAACTTTGCGCATTCTTTCTCGCCGCGCAAATGTACGTGAGAGTCGTCGAAGCCCTGGACGTGAAGTTTCAAGACGTGTACTTCTGGACCGACTCGGAGGTGGTTCTGCAGTGGCTGAAGTCGGCGCCCCGAAGATGGAAACCCTTTGTCGCGAATCGCATCTCGGAGATCCAGATCATCACTCACGGCGCAAAGTGCCTGCACGTCGCCGGCTTGGAGAACCCTGCGGATCTGGTTTCCCGCGGGATGCCGGCGGAGAAGCTCGTCAACAGCCCCAAGTGGAAGTTCGGAGCGTCCTGGTTGGGCAAGCACAAACCGCTGTGGCCCCCGCAGCGCGACCTCAAAGGTGCGCTCCCCATCGAAGAGCAGAAGGAGAAACCCATTCTGGTTGTACAAACCGCCCCGCCCAACCATGTCTTCACCATCTTTTTCTCGTATCGACGCCTGCTGAACGCAGTAGGCCTCGCTTTGCGTTTTGCAAACAACGTCCGCAAGCCTTGCAAGCGGAACACGGACCGAGTTCTGTCGGTCGTCGAGCTGGAAGCCGCTAAGGTCGCTCTCGTCAAGATCGTCCAAGCCGAGACGTTTCCGGAGGACCTCAAGCTGTTGCGGAAAGGCCGACCTGTCGCACCAAAGTCCCCTCTGCGCCTGCTCAACCCATTCTTGGATCAAGCTGGTGTGATACGCGTTGGTGGCCGGTTGTGCTTGTCCGACGAGCCGTACGCAGTGAAGCACCCGATGGTCATCCCTGGCTTCCACCCGTTCACGCGACAGATGCTGACCTACTACCACTTGAAGGTGATCCACGGTGGCATCACGGTGACGCTCGCCAGCGTCCGAGACGAGTTCTGGCCGTTGAACGGCCGCCGCGCGGTGCGCAACGCGATTCGCCGCTGCTTCAGATGTTGCCGAGCGAACCCCCAACCCATCCAACAGCCGATCGGTCAGCTGCCCGTCGCCAGAGTCACCGCCAACGAAGCGTTCACCTGCACCGGCGTCGACTTCTGCGGGCCGCTGTATTTGAAACCAACGCACCGCCGCGCCGCATCCCGCAAGTGCTATGTCGCGGTCTTCATCTGCCTAAGCACTAAGGCCGTCCACCTGGAGCTGGTCAACGATCTGTCCACTGCAGCGTTCCTGATGGCCCTGACCCGGTTCACCTGGAGAAGAAACAAGCCGAGTCACATCTACTCCGATAACGGAACCAATTTCATCGGAGCCAAGAACGTCCTTCACCAGCTGTACCAGATGCTGCAGCCCGGACCCGAAAGCGACAAGATCGCCAAGCACCTGGCGGACGACGGTATCCAGTGGCACCTGATCCCCCCGCGCGCTCCCAACTTCGGCGGTCTCTGGGAGGCTGCTGTTAAGGTGGCCAAGAAGCATCTCGTCCGGCAGCTCGGAAACTCACTGCTGTCCTTCGAGGAGTTGACCACGGTGCTCACTGCGATCGAAGGCTGTATGAACTCGCGCCCCCTAACCCGTCTGTCGGAGGATCCCAACGATCTGTCCGCGCTCACCCCGGCCCACTTCCTGGTGAAGAACATGATCCGCCCGCTTCCCGAGCCGGACGTGCGCGACGTCCCGTTGAACCGGCTGAACCAGTATCAGCGCATCCAGGCCTACTCCCAGCGATTTTGGCACCGCTGGCGGAAAGAGTACCTGAAGGAGCTCCAGACGCAGTACAGCAACAATCCCCGGCGTTACGATCTGGACGTCGGCTCCGTGGTGATCATCAAGGACGAGTTGCTTCCACCCGCCCGCTGGCCGCTGGCCCGCGTCCTGGAAGTGCACCCTGGACCTGATGGCGTTACCAGTGTGGCCACGCTGCGAACCGCCGGAGGAATCCTAAAGCGAGCTGTCTCGAAGATCTGCCCCCTGGAGTGCGCCGACGCAGCCGAAGAAGAGAA TGTCGTCTATCACCTGGCCTGTGAGCTGCCCCGATCCCACCCGCTAACGTCGCTGCTTGCCAAGCGCGGTTCGTTCGCGTCCGTCCCCCAAGTGCAGCCGGCGTGTGTTCCGCGAATCGTCCGGTGTGACCGGCGTGTGTCCCCCGAAAAAGACCCCCAGCGGTGGAAAACGGTCCCGTACCGGCCCGTGAGCTGCCCCGAATCCCCGCACCCGCAGTGTCCCCCATCATCCACCCAGAAGCAGTCTTAA